The genomic window TCCTGGAAGACCTGGAGTACAGACAGTAAGAGAAGATTCAAACTGGTGGTAAGAAAGGGAGGCAGCTAAAACACGGGTGAACAAAATCGTGTTCAGAAAGATGGACCACTACAGATTTGTCAACATCTTGATGAGGAGGGAGAACAATATATCGCACTCCTTTGCTGTGCAGCTGCCCAAGAGCTTTACTGGCAGCCTTTTGCTCAGGTTAGCCAGGAACACTACAGCCACGTTGAGACCATGCCCCGGCCTCTGCCCGCATTTGCTCTGCTGGATCACACTTGCAGAAACTAGTCTCAGGGTAAAATTTGTCTTGCTAACCCAGTGGAAAAATATACGTCTAGGAGGGTCTTCCCCCCCactgtcccccccaccccagtttAGCAAACTGAATTGGGTCAGTAACAGCTCCATGAGACTCACTGGtgcaaggaaagaaatcacAGCTCCCAGTTGGAAGGTTGAAGGGGACATAGTCATCCCTGTTAAACTGATCAAACTGCATCATTGTACCATTTCCCGAAGGGAGGCATAGTgaggaagacagaagaaaagatctGGCAAGATGCAGAAATGGAGCAAATAGGTAGTGAGTCTTTGTAATGATTAACTTaattaaatgcagcatttttaattaGCCATAGGCTAACCTAGAGAAGGTGATGTGTATCTCTGCCTGGATGCCAACAATCATGCTACTTTAAATTCATGGCAGGGACAAAAAGATAGTGGCATGTGATTGGCATGAAAGCCTGGATAGGATAATAATTTTCTTGTGAGATTCTCTTTAATTCTCGTGAGCTGTCATTCTTGCATCTGAAGCCCTTGacataaatgtttttatcttcctttttctctgccaTATAGAAGTAAATACCAATCTttctttattgatttttttttttctcctaatccCAGGGAAGCTTCTTGCGCCTGTATTATCCGTCATGCGATGCCACAGATAACGAAGAGGCACGGTGGATTCCAGATAAAGAGTACTATCAGGGACTCTCTGACTTCCTTAATATGTACCGAGTTGTAGGAGAAAGGCTTTTTCAGTACTATGTTGGTAAGACTggttctggttttgttccttgGCTAGTGCAAGGGCATGAGCTCTGTATGCATGTCATTGCCTCACTGCTCCGTGAGCAGTGTGCTATTGCTGCAGGactgaaaaatagtttttccCAAACAAGTACGTGTGTTTGGGATGGATTTGTGTAGTAAGGCTCAATGCTGAATGTGCCCAGTTCTCAGGCAGACCTGCAGTTTCTGACTGCTATGAATACGAGTGTCTGGGCAATTTGCTCTAGGAAGAGCTTGGGTAAGCTGCACTTATGTGTCGGGATTTCAATCCCACAGGGAAATGTGCAAACATACAAGGGTCAGATAGATACTAAGGTCTGAATACCAGCAAGACTTGGATGGCTGACTGGTCTTGAAAATCTCTTCGCATAGGGTTTAAGAGGCCTTGTGTTAGGCTGTGGACgaaaagaggagaaggaaagtaTCTTCTGCCAGGtagaaagtattttcagagtCAGATCCTTATTTGTCTTCCGCATTTTAAGGATGAGATTTGGTACCTTATCTTCAGACAACCGCTCTGAAATCAGGGGTCACCAGACTCCTGGGATCTCTTCCACAGGAATAAATGCTTTCTCTCATTTCAGTTATAATGACATATGCTTCAATTTTTATCTAGGTTCAGTGACCTGTCCTGCAAAgtcaaatgctgcttttaagcCGGGAGAAAAATACCCACTCCTCGTTTTTTCCCATGGACTTGGAGCTTTTCGGTAATTCTGCAGTTTGTTGACAAACTATTTTTGTCATCTATGGAGACAGCAGTCTCCAAGGATGGTTGTGAACAGATTTTCAGTAGGGGGGTGAGATCCCTGTGGAGTTGAAACAGATTCAAAGAACAGGCTGCTGTGTATCAATATGCCTCCACTAAAATCAATAGCAGTAAATAAAAGCAGGGTTGATGTATTTGTGTTTTCCCTTTGTATTTTAGGGGTGAAGGTATTTACCAATCCATAAGCATGTTGTGAAGATTAGCTAGTTGATTTTTGGACAGCTCTTTGAAGATGCAAAGTGTCATATGTGCTACTTTCTTAAAATCATtagcatttttccttctgaatagGTAGTAAAACAGTAACAAGGTTTTGTGAACAGGCTTTGGTGGCTGGCGTACAAAATCCTGCTCTACCGGCTAGCAAattgaagcagaagaaatactgaatgGGGGCTAGCGCATATGTGGTGTGGTCAACGTTTAAAGAGCAGTGTAATTGTAATAATTATGAATGCACGTGTCTCACCAGAGTGTGGTTGTGATTGCAGGACGATCTATTCTGCTATTTGCATAGAGATGGCTTCCCAGGGCTTTATAGTGGCTGCTGTGGAGCACAGGTGCGTATACTGCATGTTTTTGAGTTCTGATGGAAAGAAACTTTCTCACATTGAAtagaatgttattttttctacagaagaacttacactttttttaaaaagaaaaaactaacaTATCTTCTTCAGCTGTGCCCACACCCCCTGTTTCTCTAGCTTATCTCTTATGTAAGCAAAGGGAATTTGCTTAGATAAGCCCTTGAATGAAAACTCCCAGGATAGATATCGTTCGTCATTCTTCAGGCAtgctatttttctctctcttagtGTTAGAACCTGGAGAACATAAAGGAGGTGGGAGTTTTGGTAGAGTTATTGCATTATTTAGAAAGTCTGTCTACACTCAGATGTGATTGCAGCAGCACTGGCTGGTAGCTGGATCTCTTGAGACAAGTGAAATCTAAAACCTCTGCTGACTTACCTCAAACCAAATGGAATACATCCCCAGAAATAACCTTTTGTTGATGTTACAGAGATGAATCTGCTTCAGCAACATattattgtaaaaaaaagtccatttctgAACCACAGGAAGAGTCTACATCAAACATGGAGAAAGAGTGGATCTACTACAGGAAACTAAAAACTGGAGAGGAAGAGCGTTGTTTGCGCCATAAGCAGGTACTCGTCCTAGGTCTGTGCTCTAGGAAGTGAGGCAGGAGTGGTGTGTTTAGGACCAACTAGCAGACTCTTTCCCTTTGGTCATGTCTGCAGTCTTCTGCCATGACTCGGGATAGATAAAAATGCATCAAGTCCTATGTGCCTGAAGATGGGAAAGCCAACAACAGCTTTCTCCAGAGCATAAACTACTTCCTCAACAAAGCTTTCTCATGACGTTGCACTGTTGAGCTTAGtcagctgtttttcctctggttccactctttctgtttcttcactGTGTCTTCACGCTTTTGCTGCCCAGCCCAGTCTTGAAGTGACGCAGTGTTGAATTCAAATGTTTGTGTGGCCTTAGGCTTGCTTCAGCTTTTGTTTACTGTTGGATAGCAAGATGACTCTTGGCTGCTGTAAGGGGGATGTTAGGCTTGCTTCAGCTTTTGTTTGCTGTTGGATAGCAAGATGAATCATGGCTGCTGTAAGGGGGATGTTTGCTTCATCATCTTCAACACACTTCAACGTGGTTTATAGCAGTGTAAACAATGCAGACTTCCTGATTATAGGCAGCATCCATGCTAGATATGATATGGCCATACTGATGAGCTCCTCCAAGCATAGACTTGACTCTTAAAATATGGGAATGTTTTCTTCCAGCTAATGCAAACTCAGCCAGGGAGGTGTTTCTCTTTATCTCCTTGGGCCATACAGACAGCAGTACAAGTGTCATTTCCTGTGTGCATACAACATCCTACTTACGAGTCCATATATGTAATGTCTGAGCTTGCAAATAACCTCCAGAAGCTGTTGCCTGCAAATTTCACTAGTAGAGAAGTCAGGAGATAGAGATTTATTTGAAATTCAGTGATGCACAGACATCTTGCTGGCTGCCTACACCACTGCGGTTCCCAAGGACGCTACTGTTCTTTGGTTCtttttgaagcttttcttttactAAAATATCAAAATCAAAACCACTTCTTATACCGAACAGTGAAAACCTTTATTTGCAACAGATTTAGTACAGTTTTCAAGGATGTGTACGTATATGAAACAGAAAGGGCTTCTTGGTCCTTTCTTATTTTGGGTTTATTCAGTGTAAAGACAGTTTCAAAGCTGTCATGCAGATGGGGCAAGTGATGTAATGACATTTGCTCATCAAAGTGAGCATGAGGAGGAGCAGCAAGTCAGCCTTCCTTGCGGTTGTGTAACTTTGGACATCCCAACAACCCCTTCTCTgagtagtgacaggacaaaggAGTTGAGGTCTTCAGCGCATGTTATAGGGATAAATTCCTCCGCGTGCAGAGGATCTACGCAAGAGCTTCCACTCTTTGGACATCCAAAAGtcagttttgttgttgtttagaCCTTGTCAGAGTTCTGGTTTACAGTTGCATTCTGCAGTTCAGAATAGTTGTTACCATATCAAGCacttaaggggaaaaaatcagacTAAGTCTTGTGTCCAAAGGGCCGGCAAGCCTAGCAGTTGTCTGATAATTCCCTCCACTGCTCTGCCCCaacttctctttctccccaggTGCAGCAAAGAGCCCAGGAGTGTATCAAAGCTCTCAATCTCATTCTTAAAATCAATTCAGGAGAGGAAGTAATGAATGTACTAAATTCAAACTTCGACTGGAGTAGCGTAAAGGTGAGTGAAAGGCAGTGACTGCATTTTGTTAAACACCTAATAATGCTTCTGGTTTCCCTCTTCCATTTCTAAATTGGTTCGTGTAAACTATTCTGAAGATCACACCGTAATCTATGAGCATATTCTTAGGTCATCCCAAACTGGATAGATAGTAATGGGGCTGAAATGATGCTCTTCCTACTTCGGTAGGATCTATTGCCTAAAAAAttattcccttttaaaaaaaaaaaaagtttgggaaAGAAAGTCTCTTACAGCACCTGGATTTTTTTGACAGGATTCTGTTGATACTAGCAGAATAGCTGTGATGGGACACTCTTTTGGTGGTGCTACAGTTATTGAGAgtctcagcaaagaaataagATTCAGGTAAGTATGCAAAACAAGGGAAGAGACATTTGGCACttgagaggtctggagcaggGGACCTCTACGTAAGATCCCCCAACTACTAATTAGCTCTtgaagaaaagttttgtttggcATGTCTTGTTTTTCTCAAGTCATGCTTCTTTGAACTGTGGGGATGTGGTGGAACATAATGGCTCTATCCTATTATATCACGATACTGTGGGACCCTGCAGAAGCTCCTGTGCCCAGCTGCACCTGGCAATGGAGACCAACAAATGCGATAATGGATTAATTCTCTTCCCCAGCGTAGAaatcattttgaaacaaaatgattCATTAACCTGTTTACCTGTTCAGTATCATAGAAAGTTTCTCTTTCCCATGTCTCCTGCAAATGAAAGCATGCTGAGAACTTCCGTACaaagctttctgcttctgtgacAATATCCAGTTGTTTTTGACAGGTGTGGCATTGCCCTCGATGCATGGATGCTTCCCATAGGTGATGACATTTACCAAAACAGTGTCCAGCAACCCCTGCTTTTTATCAACTCTGAAAAATTCCAGTGGGCTGATAACATCTTAAAGATGAAGAAGCTCGGCTCCAATgacacaaacaagaaaatgatCACTATCAAGTAAGTCTCCAGGATTCATCATTTCTGTGGTTGAAGATGAATCTTTACTCTCTTGTTGGAGCTGTTCAGTTACATGTAActgcagaaagacagacagtCACTACTTCCTCATGGCCCGGGTTTTCACTGGATGATTAGACAGCAGTATGTCCACCACAGTGGAGACAGAGAACTCTCTCAAAGCAGCCAGTAAGCCTAAAAGATACTCCCGGGTGTGCATTCCTGCCCTGGAGCACAAGTTTTGCTCTGGGCCTCATGCATCATCTGTGTTTGAACACTTCAAATAGCCACCTGGGTTCAGTGATGCAGTCACCTAGTGAAAGCATTGTGTACAGGGGAGTGGACGGCTTTATAATCCACCTTATACTCGGAGCAGAGAGGCAACTTGAAGTTTTGCCAAGCCAACTCTTTACTGCCATTGCAATTATAGTGACTTACAGTAAGCATGTACAAAACTTCCTCCCTTCTGTGGTTAGGACAGAATTTACTGCTAATCTCGCATGCTCATGAGATTAATCTTCTTCTGctaaagaaaacagcacaagaTGTGTGACTGCCTTTGAAGAAGCCTGTGCAACTCATGGCATCATTTAATCAGACGACTGCATTCTTATAAGCCTGTTGATCATTGTTCTATTTGCAGGGGGTCAGTACATCAGAGCTTTCCTGACTTTACCTTTGTGAGTGGAGAAATCATTGgaagatttttcaaattaaaaggagaaatagatCCAAATGAAGCTATTGATATAAGCAATCACGCTTCATTAGCCTTCCTGCAGAAACATTTGAGTAAGTCTCTGTTTACATCAAAGTATGAAGTTAAATTAACACTTAATTCCTATGAAGCTTTTTATATAACCATTCTGTTTAGAACAAGATCAAAAGTAAGTG from Gavia stellata isolate bGavSte3 chromosome 2, bGavSte3.hap2, whole genome shotgun sequence includes these protein-coding regions:
- the PLA2G7 gene encoding platelet-activating factor acetylhydrolase isoform X2 — protein: MKAGKVFKKSHASGLSVKAPMEMGSSSTEKFYRIPEGKGPHSVGCTDLMTENAVEGSFLRLYYPSCDATDNEEARWIPDKEYYQGLSDFLNMYRVVGERLFQYYVGSVTCPAKSNAAFKPGEKYPLLVFSHGLGAFRTIYSAICIEMASQGFIVAAVEHRDESASATYYCKKKSISEPQEESTSNMEKEWIYYRKLKTGEEERCLRHKQVQQRAQECIKALNLILKINSGEEVMNVLNSNFDWSSVKDSVDTSRIAVMGHSFGGATVIESLSKEIRFRCGIALDAWMLPIGDDIYQNSVQQPLLFINSEKFQWADNILKMKKLGSNDTNKKMITIKGSVHQSFPDFTFVSGEIIGRFFKLKGEIDPNEAIDISNHASLAFLQKHLSLKKDFDKWDSLVDGIGPNVIPGTNIDLPSVEPE
- the PLA2G7 gene encoding platelet-activating factor acetylhydrolase isoform X1 is translated as MLLGVPLPLAGLSVKAPMEMGSSSTEKFYRIPEGKGPHSVGCTDLMTENAVEGSFLRLYYPSCDATDNEEARWIPDKEYYQGLSDFLNMYRVVGERLFQYYVGSVTCPAKSNAAFKPGEKYPLLVFSHGLGAFRTIYSAICIEMASQGFIVAAVEHRDESASATYYCKKKSISEPQEESTSNMEKEWIYYRKLKTGEEERCLRHKQVQQRAQECIKALNLILKINSGEEVMNVLNSNFDWSSVKDSVDTSRIAVMGHSFGGATVIESLSKEIRFRCGIALDAWMLPIGDDIYQNSVQQPLLFINSEKFQWADNILKMKKLGSNDTNKKMITIKGSVHQSFPDFTFVSGEIIGRFFKLKGEIDPNEAIDISNHASLAFLQKHLSLKKDFDKWDSLVDGIGPNVIPGTNIDLPSVEPE
- the PLA2G7 gene encoding platelet-activating factor acetylhydrolase isoform X3, with product MEMGSSSTEKFYRIPEGKGPHSVGCTDLMTENAVEGSFLRLYYPSCDATDNEEARWIPDKEYYQGLSDFLNMYRVVGERLFQYYVGSVTCPAKSNAAFKPGEKYPLLVFSHGLGAFRTIYSAICIEMASQGFIVAAVEHRDESASATYYCKKKSISEPQEESTSNMEKEWIYYRKLKTGEEERCLRHKQVQQRAQECIKALNLILKINSGEEVMNVLNSNFDWSSVKDSVDTSRIAVMGHSFGGATVIESLSKEIRFRCGIALDAWMLPIGDDIYQNSVQQPLLFINSEKFQWADNILKMKKLGSNDTNKKMITIKGSVHQSFPDFTFVSGEIIGRFFKLKGEIDPNEAIDISNHASLAFLQKHLSLKKDFDKWDSLVDGIGPNVIPGTNIDLPSVEPE